ATATTTCAAGACAAAACATTATTAATAAAGTATAAAAACCAAAGAAATGCTAAAACAACTAAGCATAATTTCAATATTGACATTGTTTTTTTTCTCAGCCTGCGAAAAAGATCCGCCTGTTCCCAGTGATCCTGAAGTAGAATTGAATTTCACTGCAAAGGCAGGTGGAGATGATTTGGTTCTGAGAGAAATCTATACTGCTAATTCCGGCCACCAATACCAAATCAACACCTTTAAATTTTACCTCAACAATATTCGTTTTACAAATACCGAAGGAGAGGTACATCTATACAAGGACATTGCAATTTTAAATTTCAGCAATGGCCATAGTGAATCTCCAGTAGTGCCTGAACAGCTAATTGCTACCCTGCCCGAGGGCAACTATACCAAAATGAGTTTTGACATTGGTGTTGACCCTGAACGAAACAAGCAGGATCCGGCACAGTATGAACGAGATCATCCATTGAGCATTTATCAAAGCATGCACTGGAGCTGGAACACCGGCTATATCTTTTTGATGTTGGAAGGTGAGACCGACTCGGTAGTTGGAAACAACAGCCTGGACAAAACTCTACTTTGCCACATTGGTACTGATAAA
The sequence above is drawn from the Chitinophagales bacterium genome and encodes:
- a CDS encoding MbnP family protein; protein product: MLKQLSIISILTLFFFSACEKDPPVPSDPEVELNFTAKAGGDDLVLREIYTANSGHQYQINTFKFYLNNIRFTNTEGEVHLYKDIAILNFSNGHSESPVVPEQLIATLPEGNYTKMSFDIGVDPERNKQDPAQYERDHPLSIYQSMHWSWNTGYIFLMLEGETDSVVGNNSLDKTLLCHIGTDKLLKTVSLDVQLKPVKGEQNIEKVNIAIDMNDVFSGPAGTVDLPNTFTQTTESEQAFEQAEQVADNFAAAFYLLE